One genomic segment of Bacteroides caccae includes these proteins:
- a CDS encoding SusC/RagA family TonB-linked outer membrane protein, which produces MKRKLMLLLACLFVGISLVTAQTQKITGVVISEEDGQPVVGASVLVKGTTQGTITDVDGNFNLANVPSSAKTLQISYIGMQAQEVAIKPHLKITLKPDAKQLDEIIVVAYGTAKKSAFTGSASTIKADKLEERIVSNITNALSGQVAGIQTVNANGAPGASATVRIRGIGSMSSSNAPLYVVDGVPYDGDMSSINPQDIESLSVLKDAAANSIYGARGANGVILITTKSAKTEKAKVTFDAKWGSNSRMVPQYDVIGTAEYYETQYKTLYNSKIYTGSSKAEAYNYADKTLLDAKNGGLGYLVYTVPDGEKLIGNNFKLNPNAKLGYSDGKYYYTPDDWYDEVFSSNFRQEYNVNISGRSDKLNYYASVGYLNDSGIIQNSAYKRYTGRAKVDYQAKEWLKVGTNIAYTYSDSQAPDYQDGDSWGSSANLFYVSNTIAPIYPLYVRNADGSIAINPNTGYKIYDSGNNSGFSRPSVTGNAARDIELNRQHEYTDLLSGKWYANITPIEGLTLTANISANVQNSRLNQLSSAFGSASADDGSVFVQHTRMMGVNNQYLATYARTFADKHNADLLVGYEQYRYKNQVLYGENTNLYNPYIGELNNAGGIDKKNAKSYTDNYMTEGILSRLQYNYDGKYFLSASYRRDASSRFHKDHRWGNFGSVGGAWLINHEKFMENVKWVNMLKLKASWGVQGNDRLLITVNGVQRDNWYAYQDQYDVNYANGQYSLILKYKGTKDLTWETSYAFNIGTDFELFNNRLNGTIEYFSRKTVDLLYNKPIPVSSGISTGYEPTNVGDIMNKGVELDLNGIILRGKDYEWAMNFNLTHYTNKITALDPDLEKNGGQKGSYYIYRVGGSLYQSYLKTYAGVDPDTGKALYYVDPDNGDYTKTSNYEEAQQADQGTTLPKVYGGLGTSVRFYGFDFSLQLSYQLGGKYYDGAYQAYMHNGNSGMQGTNWSTDIRKAWTPDNRYTDVPRLSASDASYQQDSSRFLVSSDYLSLNNITLGYTIPKRLTSKLGLSHCRVYLTADNVALLSARKGLDPRLGLGLGSSTAESGANTTSSYSAMRTITGGISLTF; this is translated from the coding sequence ATGAAAAGAAAATTGATGCTGTTATTGGCATGCCTTTTTGTGGGCATAAGTCTGGTAACTGCCCAAACTCAGAAGATCACAGGTGTTGTGATTTCTGAAGAAGACGGGCAGCCAGTTGTTGGCGCCTCTGTGTTAGTAAAAGGTACTACTCAAGGTACAATCACAGATGTGGATGGTAATTTTAATTTGGCAAATGTACCAAGTTCTGCAAAGACTTTGCAGATTTCGTATATTGGAATGCAGGCGCAAGAAGTGGCAATTAAACCCCATTTAAAAATCACATTGAAGCCGGATGCTAAACAATTAGATGAGATTATAGTTGTTGCTTATGGTACTGCTAAGAAATCAGCATTTACCGGTTCTGCTTCAACTATTAAAGCTGATAAATTGGAAGAGAGAATTGTGTCGAATATCACCAATGCCCTCTCCGGACAGGTGGCCGGTATTCAGACAGTAAATGCTAACGGAGCTCCGGGAGCGTCTGCGACAGTTCGTATCCGTGGTATCGGTTCTATGAGTTCAAGCAATGCTCCGTTGTATGTAGTAGACGGAGTACCTTATGATGGTGATATGTCTTCCATTAACCCTCAAGATATAGAATCCCTTTCTGTATTGAAGGATGCGGCTGCTAACTCTATTTATGGAGCACGCGGAGCGAATGGAGTTATCTTGATTACAACTAAATCTGCTAAAACAGAAAAAGCAAAGGTCACATTTGATGCCAAATGGGGGTCCAATTCGCGCATGGTTCCTCAATATGATGTAATTGGAACGGCAGAATATTACGAAACGCAGTACAAGACTTTGTACAATTCCAAGATCTATACCGGTTCCTCTAAGGCCGAAGCTTATAATTATGCAGATAAAACTTTGTTGGACGCAAAAAATGGTGGATTGGGATACCTTGTTTATACCGTGCCTGATGGTGAAAAATTGATTGGTAACAATTTCAAGCTTAATCCGAATGCTAAGTTAGGGTATTCTGATGGTAAATATTATTATACTCCTGACGATTGGTATGACGAAGTATTCAGTTCAAATTTCCGTCAGGAATACAATGTTAATATCTCAGGCCGTTCTGACAAATTGAATTACTATGCAAGTGTCGGTTACCTGAATGATTCCGGTATTATTCAAAATTCTGCTTACAAACGTTATACCGGTCGTGCAAAAGTTGATTATCAAGCTAAAGAATGGTTAAAAGTAGGAACCAACATTGCATACACTTATTCGGATTCACAAGCTCCTGACTATCAGGATGGTGATTCTTGGGGAAGTTCTGCTAACTTATTTTATGTATCCAATACAATTGCACCGATCTATCCTTTATATGTACGTAATGCTGACGGAAGTATTGCTATCAATCCCAACACAGGGTATAAAATCTATGACTCGGGTAACAACAGCGGCTTTTCTCGTCCTTCGGTAACTGGAAATGCGGCTAGAGACATCGAACTGAACCGTCAGCATGAATATACCGATTTGTTAAGTGGAAAATGGTATGCTAACATCACTCCGATTGAAGGTTTGACGCTGACTGCCAATATTTCTGCGAATGTACAGAACAGCCGTTTGAACCAGTTGAGCAGTGCTTTCGGATCTGCATCGGCAGATGATGGTTCTGTTTTTGTACAGCATACCAGAATGATGGGAGTGAATAACCAGTATCTGGCAACCTATGCACGTACGTTTGCCGATAAGCATAATGCAGATTTATTGGTCGGTTATGAACAATACCGTTATAAGAATCAAGTACTCTACGGAGAAAACACCAATCTGTACAACCCATATATCGGTGAGTTGAATAATGCCGGAGGTATAGACAAGAAGAATGCGAAATCATATACGGACAATTATATGACCGAAGGTATTTTGAGCCGTTTGCAATATAACTATGACGGAAAATACTTCCTCAGTGCTTCTTATCGTCGTGACGCTTCTTCACGTTTCCATAAAGATCACCGTTGGGGTAACTTCGGAAGTGTAGGTGGAGCTTGGCTGATTAACCACGAAAAGTTCATGGAAAACGTGAAATGGGTGAATATGTTGAAATTGAAAGCTAGTTGGGGTGTGCAGGGTAATGACAGACTGCTGATTACTGTAAACGGTGTACAGCGTGACAACTGGTATGCTTATCAAGACCAGTATGATGTGAACTACGCTAACGGGCAATATTCACTGATTCTCAAATATAAAGGAACGAAAGATCTGACTTGGGAAACGTCTTATGCTTTCAATATCGGTACTGACTTTGAATTATTCAACAACCGTTTGAATGGTACTATTGAATATTTCAGCAGAAAAACTGTCGATTTGTTGTATAACAAACCGATCCCTGTATCATCCGGTATCAGTACAGGCTATGAGCCGACCAACGTGGGCGATATTATGAATAAGGGTGTTGAATTGGATTTGAATGGCATTATCCTTCGCGGAAAGGATTATGAATGGGCTATGAACTTCAACCTGACGCACTATACCAATAAAATTACTGCATTGGATCCGGATTTGGAGAAAAATGGCGGTCAAAAAGGTTCTTATTATATTTACCGGGTAGGAGGATCTCTTTACCAGTCTTATTTGAAAACATACGCCGGAGTAGATCCGGATACGGGAAAGGCATTGTATTATGTGGATCCGGATAATGGTGATTATACAAAGACTTCTAACTATGAAGAAGCCCAACAAGCGGATCAGGGTACTACGTTGCCAAAAGTATATGGTGGTTTGGGGACTTCAGTGCGATTCTACGGTTTTGATTTCTCATTGCAGCTTTCTTATCAGTTGGGCGGCAAATATTACGACGGGGCTTATCAGGCATATATGCACAATGGAAATAGTGGTATGCAAGGTACAAACTGGTCTACGGACATCCGTAAAGCGTGGACACCGGACAATCGTTATACTGACGTACCTCGTTTAAGTGCAAGTGATGCAAGCTACCAACAGGATTCCAGCCGTTTCCTTGTTAGCTCGGATTATCTCAGCCTTAACAATATTACATTGGGATATACAATACCGAAACGTTTGACCAGCAAACTGGGACTATCTCATTGTAGGGTTTATTTGACGGCTGACAATGTAGCTCTTTTATCGGCACGCAAAGGTCTTGACCCGCGTTTGGGATTAGGTCTGGGAAGCTCGACTGCTGAAAGTGGTGCCAATACTACCAGTTCATATTCTGCGATGCGTACTATCACAGGAGGAATTTCTCTTACGTTTTAA
- a CDS encoding SusC/RagA family TonB-linked outer membrane protein — MDNKSNIERPSSAKTLQISYIGMQTQEVIIKPTLKVILKADAQKLDEIVVTAMGISREKKALGYAVQDVKSDVLTRAANTDLAGALQGKVSGIDITPSSGMPGASSKITIRGSRSFTGDNTPLYVIDGMPIASTADVSTSLTDGAYGTDYANRAVDIDPNDIESINILKGQAASALYGMRASNGVIVITTKSGKGANKGKPNITFSTNLSFDKISTLPELQQEYAQGSKGVFDPLSPFAWGPRISELPNDPNYGGNTNNSYTNKYGKQPDRYYVPQLAAAGMDPWATPKAYNNMKDFFETGVSWSNNVNVAQKFDKGNYSFSMGNTTTNGIVPSTGMDRYNVKLSAEAQLHPNWTTGFNGNFVTSKITKQSTANTSVVATVYNAPVSYNMAGIPSHIEGDLYTQNTYRSDWIDDAYWAVDNNQFSERSQRFFGNAFVKYSTKFGTDNHKLDIKYQIGDDAYTTNYSEIYGYGSTWAATGEDSEYHYTVNELNSLLTASYTWNINDEWALDALIGNEFVDKKTKYEYAYSMNFNFPGWNHLNNASVFSNESQYNKKRTVGNFANVSVAWKNMLYLSGSIRNDIVSSMPRNNRSFTYPSVSLGFIFTELAPLKNNILTFGKIRASYAEVGMAGDYTQSYYYTPAYGGGFYMGNPIVYPIAGAMAYVPYYKVYDPNLKPQNTKSYEIGADLTFFNGLVTLNYTYSRQNVKDQIFEVPLAGSTGASSMIMNGGKIHTNTHEVTLGISPVDTKNFKLDFAFNFSKIDNYVDELAPGVESIMLGGFVTPQVRAGIGDKFPVIYGKSYMRNNEGKIVVDQNGLPMQGEDAVIGTVSPDFRLGFNTNIELYKFRISAVFDWKQGGQMYSGTAGEMNYYGVSKLSGDMRKTDFIVENSVKETGKDTNGNPIYAPNDIKVSDAQSYFTRRRSIDESYIYDNSYIKLRELSISYPVLSKKWLNVNVNVFARNILVWSEFKGFDPEASQGNDNMGGAFERFSLPGTASYGFGFNVKF, encoded by the coding sequence ATTGATAATAAGAGCAATATCGAACGACCAAGTTCTGCAAAGACTTTGCAGATTTCGTATATTGGAATGCAGACTCAGGAAGTCATTATTAAACCGACCTTAAAAGTCATACTGAAAGCTGATGCACAAAAATTAGATGAGATAGTTGTGACAGCAATGGGTATTTCACGTGAGAAAAAAGCATTAGGATATGCTGTACAAGATGTAAAATCAGATGTACTGACACGGGCGGCCAATACGGATTTAGCAGGTGCATTACAAGGAAAAGTATCAGGTATTGACATCACTCCTTCATCGGGTATGCCGGGAGCCTCTTCTAAAATAACCATTCGCGGTTCCCGTTCTTTCACAGGAGATAATACCCCTTTATATGTAATTGACGGTATGCCAATTGCTTCTACTGCCGATGTTAGTACATCTCTTACTGACGGAGCATATGGCACAGACTATGCTAATCGTGCAGTCGATATTGATCCTAACGACATCGAAAGTATTAATATACTGAAAGGACAGGCTGCTTCTGCATTATATGGAATGAGGGCCTCGAACGGTGTTATTGTTATCACTACTAAAAGTGGTAAAGGAGCAAATAAAGGGAAACCAAACATCACTTTTAGCACCAACCTTTCATTCGATAAGATCTCAACCCTGCCAGAGTTACAACAAGAATACGCACAAGGCTCTAAAGGAGTATTTGATCCCTTATCACCTTTTGCATGGGGTCCTAGAATCTCAGAATTACCTAATGATCCTAACTATGGTGGAAATACTAATAATAGTTACACCAATAAGTATGGTAAACAACCAGACAGGTATTACGTTCCTCAGCTTGCAGCAGCCGGTATGGACCCTTGGGCTACTCCAAAAGCATATAACAACATGAAAGACTTCTTCGAAACTGGTGTATCGTGGAGCAACAATGTGAATGTAGCCCAAAAATTTGATAAAGGGAACTACTCTTTCTCTATGGGTAATACCACTACCAATGGTATTGTTCCCTCAACAGGTATGGATAGATACAATGTAAAATTATCAGCAGAAGCACAACTGCACCCCAACTGGACTACCGGATTTAATGGGAATTTTGTGACTTCAAAGATCACAAAACAATCTACTGCCAACACAAGTGTAGTTGCTACTGTTTACAATGCTCCTGTTAGTTATAATATGGCAGGCATTCCTTCCCATATAGAAGGTGACCTATATACTCAAAATACCTATCGTAGTGATTGGATTGACGATGCTTACTGGGCTGTCGATAATAATCAATTTTCAGAACGTTCACAACGCTTCTTTGGAAATGCCTTTGTGAAATACTCCACTAAATTCGGGACCGACAACCATAAACTGGATATTAAGTATCAAATAGGTGACGATGCTTATACAACTAACTATTCTGAAATTTATGGATATGGAAGCACTTGGGCCGCTACAGGTGAAGATTCGGAATATCACTATACTGTTAATGAGCTAAACTCATTACTGACTGCCTCTTACACATGGAATATTAATGATGAATGGGCATTAGACGCTTTAATCGGTAATGAATTTGTTGATAAAAAGACAAAATACGAATATGCGTATAGCATGAATTTCAACTTTCCGGGCTGGAATCACTTAAATAATGCTTCTGTATTTTCCAATGAAAGTCAATACAATAAAAAACGAACCGTAGGTAATTTTGCAAATGTATCAGTTGCATGGAAAAATATGCTCTACTTAAGTGGAAGTATACGTAATGACATCGTTTCAAGTATGCCTCGTAACAATCGTTCTTTCACTTATCCATCAGTCTCATTAGGATTCATTTTTACAGAATTGGCACCGTTAAAGAACAATATATTAACTTTCGGTAAAATACGTGCCTCCTACGCAGAAGTAGGTATGGCAGGAGATTATACTCAAAGCTATTACTACACTCCCGCTTATGGTGGCGGTTTCTATATGGGGAATCCTATTGTATACCCAATAGCCGGAGCAATGGCTTATGTACCATACTATAAAGTATATGATCCCAACTTAAAGCCACAGAATACAAAATCATACGAGATAGGAGCTGATCTTACTTTCTTCAACGGATTGGTCACATTGAATTATACTTACTCACGTCAGAATGTAAAGGATCAGATATTTGAAGTTCCTTTAGCCGGTTCAACCGGAGCCTCAAGTATGATAATGAACGGAGGTAAGATACATACTAATACTCATGAAGTGACCTTGGGCATTTCTCCGGTAGATACAAAGAACTTTAAACTTGATTTTGCCTTCAACTTCTCCAAAATCGACAATTATGTTGATGAACTGGCTCCAGGAGTAGAAAGCATTATGTTAGGAGGTTTTGTTACTCCACAAGTACGTGCCGGAATTGGTGACAAATTCCCTGTAATCTATGGAAAAAGCTATATGCGCAATAATGAAGGTAAGATAGTTGTAGATCAAAACGGGCTCCCCATGCAAGGAGAAGATGCGGTCATCGGAACTGTATCTCCCGATTTCCGCCTGGGGTTCAATACTAATATTGAATTATACAAGTTCCGCATTTCAGCTGTATTTGATTGGAAACAAGGCGGTCAAATGTATTCCGGTACCGCTGGCGAGATGAACTATTACGGTGTGAGTAAATTATCTGGAGATATGCGTAAAACTGATTTTATTGTAGAAAACTCAGTTAAAGAAACGGGTAAAGATACCAATGGAAATCCGATTTATGCTCCTAATGACATAAAGGTATCTGATGCTCAATCCTATTTCACAAGAAGAAGGTCTATTGACGAGTCTTATATTTATGACAACTCTTATATTAAGTTACGTGAATTATCCATAAGCTATCCGGTCCTCTCCAAAAAATGGCTAAACGTAAACGTAAATGTCTTTGCACGTAACATATTAGTTTGGTCAGAATTTAAAGGATTCGACCCAGAGGCTTCACAAGGCAATGACAATATGGGAGGCGCATTCGAACGTTTCTCTTTACCCGGAACGGCCAGTTATGGCTTCGGATTTAATGTAAAATTCTAA
- a CDS encoding RagB/SusD family nutrient uptake outer membrane protein, with translation MKRINKFALFILGALSFASCSDINDIESEGYRITGEQIDDATSVIPSRVEAKIAGMYSSMGTVCAAFPSDTRDDDGGYPTVCLSQDLNGPDMICANNGYNWFSVSSEYSDRYATYANPFARYAIFYNQIKAANDIILSIDPATASETEKYYLGQAKAVRAFDYLCLAPYYQFRYATSKDLPCVPLITEETTNFVNNPRATVGKVYEQIISDLNSAIDLLEGYNRQGDKTRIDQQVAYGLRARAHLYMGMWQEAYNDADKAMEGYTPYTKEEVSKPAFYDISDHNWMWGINVSVPMVNKNAYATPAGQLGSFSSYAYTAGVAMYKTINSLLYKKISTSDVRKQWWVDENLKSDALSGLSWGSAIGNDISTLEIEDVKMKFIKYTNVKFGMKSGIGSSNNDNDWCIMRAEEMILIKAEALAQQNDEGNAAKELKVLMDERDASWNKSSVTVDDVWLQRRIELWGEGFSMADIMRLGKPVVRFQGSDKGNWPDAFCFNIAADDPWLLLRIPQKESNNNAGIVNNTGGNLPVAGQNPNLKDGATD, from the coding sequence ATGAAACGAATAAATAAGTTTGCACTTTTTATATTGGGAGCATTATCGTTTGCTTCCTGCTCTGACATCAATGATATTGAGAGTGAGGGCTACCGAATTACAGGTGAACAGATAGATGATGCTACATCTGTCATCCCTTCCCGTGTGGAGGCTAAAATTGCAGGTATGTATAGCAGCATGGGGACAGTGTGTGCTGCATTTCCTTCTGATACCAGAGATGATGACGGTGGTTATCCGACAGTTTGTCTTTCTCAGGATTTGAATGGCCCGGATATGATCTGTGCCAATAATGGTTATAACTGGTTTTCTGTCAGCAGTGAATATAGTGACCGTTATGCTACGTATGCCAATCCCTTTGCACGTTATGCTATCTTTTATAATCAGATAAAAGCGGCTAATGATATTATTCTTTCTATTGATCCGGCGACGGCGAGTGAGACTGAAAAGTATTATTTAGGACAAGCTAAGGCGGTTCGTGCGTTTGATTATTTATGTCTGGCACCTTATTATCAGTTCCGCTATGCTACCAGTAAAGACCTTCCATGTGTGCCGTTGATAACGGAAGAAACGACTAATTTTGTCAATAATCCTCGTGCTACGGTAGGTAAGGTCTACGAACAAATTATAAGTGACTTGAATAGTGCTATTGATTTGTTGGAAGGATATAACCGTCAGGGAGATAAGACTCGTATCGACCAACAGGTTGCTTATGGGTTACGTGCACGTGCTCACTTGTATATGGGAATGTGGCAAGAAGCATACAATGATGCTGATAAGGCAATGGAAGGCTATACTCCTTATACTAAGGAAGAAGTGTCCAAACCTGCTTTTTATGATATATCCGATCATAACTGGATGTGGGGAATTAACGTTTCTGTACCTATGGTGAATAAGAATGCGTATGCAACTCCGGCAGGACAATTAGGGTCATTCTCCAGTTATGCTTACACGGCGGGAGTAGCCATGTATAAGACTATAAACTCCTTGCTTTATAAGAAAATCTCAACATCAGATGTCCGCAAACAATGGTGGGTCGATGAAAACCTGAAATCAGACGCATTATCTGGACTTAGCTGGGGCTCTGCAATTGGAAATGATATTTCGACATTGGAAATAGAAGATGTAAAAATGAAATTTATCAAATATACCAATGTGAAGTTCGGAATGAAAAGTGGTATAGGAAGCTCCAATAATGACAATGACTGGTGTATCATGCGTGCCGAGGAGATGATTCTTATCAAAGCGGAAGCTTTGGCACAACAGAATGACGAAGGTAATGCTGCTAAAGAGCTTAAGGTATTGATGGATGAGCGTGATGCGAGTTGGAACAAAAGTTCTGTAACTGTTGATGATGTTTGGTTGCAACGTCGTATTGAATTATGGGGTGAAGGCTTCTCTATGGCAGATATTATGCGTTTGGGTAAACCTGTTGTTCGCTTCCAGGGAAGTGACAAGGGAAACTGGCCGGATGCTTTCTGTTTCAATATTGCTGCTGATGACCCTTGGTTGCTGTTGCGTATCCCGCAGAAAGAAAGCAATAACAATGCCGGTATCGTGAATAATACCGGAG
- a CDS encoding site-specific integrase, with protein sequence MEKISYNLVFNRKKRLNKKGMALVQVEAYLNRRKIYFSTKIYLKPEQWDTKRRMVKGHPNADVLNRMLYEHIAAIEQIELGLWQQGKSISLELLKDSIDKPVSNGRSFLTFFREEVANSSLKESTRQNHLSTLELLQEFKKEVQFTDLTFEFVSSFDNYLQSKGYHLNTIAKHMKHLKRYVNVAINKDYMDVQKYAFRKYKIKSVEGRHSHLSPEELHKLEDLQLGGKYAKLQKTKDSFLFCCYAGLRYSDFTNLTSANIVEFQQETWLIYKSVKTGIEVRLPLYLLFEGKGIHILQRYKDDLNRFFKLKDNSNINKELNILGKLAEIDKRISFHTARHTNATLLIYSGANITTVQKLLGHKSVKTTQVYANIMDITLVRDLEKAIYSKAGGKHKGN encoded by the coding sequence ATGGAAAAGATTAGTTACAACCTTGTGTTTAACAGAAAAAAAAGATTGAATAAAAAGGGAATGGCATTAGTACAGGTAGAAGCTTATTTAAATAGAAGAAAAATATATTTCTCTACTAAGATATACCTTAAACCTGAACAGTGGGATACGAAACGTAGAATGGTAAAGGGACATCCTAATGCAGACGTATTGAATCGTATGTTATACGAGCACATTGCGGCTATTGAACAAATAGAACTTGGATTATGGCAACAGGGGAAGAGTATTTCTTTGGAGTTATTAAAGGATTCCATCGATAAACCTGTAAGCAACGGTAGATCGTTCTTAACTTTCTTCAGAGAAGAAGTCGCTAATTCTTCTTTGAAAGAAAGCACCAGACAGAATCACCTGTCTACTCTGGAGCTACTCCAAGAATTTAAGAAGGAAGTACAGTTCACGGACCTGACATTTGAATTTGTGTCTTCATTTGACAATTATCTGCAATCCAAGGGATATCACCTGAATACGATTGCCAAACATATGAAACATTTGAAACGTTATGTTAACGTCGCTATAAATAAGGATTATATGGACGTGCAGAAATATGCATTCAGAAAATATAAAATAAAAAGTGTAGAAGGCAGACATAGTCATCTATCACCGGAAGAATTGCATAAATTGGAGGATTTACAGCTAGGAGGAAAATATGCTAAATTGCAAAAGACAAAAGATTCCTTTTTATTTTGCTGTTACGCCGGATTACGATACTCCGACTTTACCAATTTGACATCTGCAAATATTGTTGAGTTTCAACAGGAAACGTGGCTTATTTACAAATCAGTCAAAACTGGTATTGAGGTACGTCTACCATTATATCTATTGTTTGAAGGGAAAGGTATTCATATATTGCAGCGCTATAAGGATGATCTTAATCGTTTTTTCAAATTGAAAGATAATTCGAATATTAATAAGGAACTGAATATATTAGGGAAACTGGCAGAAATTGATAAACGTATATCATTTCATACCGCCCGCCATACAAATGCTACCTTATTAATATATAGTGGTGCTAATATCACTACTGTACAAAAGTTGTTAGGACATAAAAGTGTAAAAACGACTCAGGTATATGCGAATATTATGGATATAACTCTTGTACGGGATCTTGAAAAAGCAATCTACTCAAAAGCCGGTGGCAAACATAAAGGAAACTAA
- a CDS encoding SusD/RagB family nutrient-binding outer membrane lipoprotein — MKTYTIIKGFFAVGVLSVVLSGCSEDAMDRINKDHGHTQSVAGRFILTDVITSTAFSNAGGDLNTYLSSYIEYEVGVDNQLYYAETRESEPTSSSTFNNTWNNLYSTLKSARIIINQCSDGGIDYGNYTTKGMAEVLAAYNCALIADMFGDAPCSQAALVDENGSPVYLNPKMDKQEDIYKQAMQYLDDAIADLQQEDLIDPSSQDLLYQGDAEKWLKFAYALKARYTMHLLQRSTNKDADMEKVLEYVSKSFKNTEEQAAFSVYDVNNINPLYGFFKARAALGASESMRSKLAEYNDPRLSRAFITKLDKEKEGKAQAPGTPDTDVYAPSGTPEQGTSKYGTSLFMYSATAPTLLMSFHELKFLEAEALCRLGRDAKSALKEAVVAGLLNAENSFSISRKELGNTLLNPASAITEEEANSYFDNTVEATYTNEPLKTTMIQKYFALWGASGEATESYNDLRRMTAPTESFIQLQNTKPFPLRCPYGNSDTTTNAEVKAAYGNGQYVYNEKVWWAGGNR, encoded by the coding sequence ATGAAAACATATACTATAATTAAAGGATTTTTTGCCGTTGGCGTTTTATCAGTTGTCCTTTCCGGATGTTCGGAAGATGCAATGGATAGAATAAATAAAGATCATGGACACACACAAAGCGTGGCTGGAAGATTTATCCTAACTGATGTAATAACCTCTACCGCGTTTTCAAATGCAGGAGGAGACTTAAATACTTATCTATCTTCATATATTGAATATGAAGTAGGTGTTGACAATCAATTGTATTATGCAGAAACCAGAGAAAGTGAACCGACATCATCTTCCACTTTCAATAATACATGGAACAACCTGTACTCAACATTAAAATCCGCCCGTATCATAATTAACCAATGTAGTGATGGAGGGATAGATTACGGCAATTATACAACCAAAGGCATGGCCGAAGTATTAGCAGCCTACAACTGTGCATTAATAGCAGATATGTTTGGCGATGCTCCGTGCAGCCAAGCTGCCTTAGTTGACGAAAATGGTTCCCCCGTTTATCTAAATCCCAAAATGGATAAACAAGAGGATATTTATAAACAAGCAATGCAATATCTGGATGACGCTATTGCAGACTTACAACAAGAGGATTTAATAGATCCATCCAGTCAAGATTTACTTTACCAAGGAGATGCAGAAAAATGGCTCAAATTTGCATATGCCCTGAAAGCACGCTATACGATGCACCTACTTCAAAGGTCAACTAATAAAGACGCTGATATGGAGAAAGTGTTGGAGTATGTAAGCAAGTCTTTTAAAAACACAGAAGAACAGGCAGCATTCAGTGTATATGATGTCAATAACATAAATCCACTTTATGGTTTCTTCAAAGCACGTGCAGCATTGGGAGCAAGCGAAAGCATGAGAAGCAAACTAGCTGAATATAATGACCCACGTCTGTCCAGGGCATTCATTACAAAACTAGACAAAGAGAAAGAAGGAAAAGCACAAGCTCCGGGGACTCCTGATACTGATGTATATGCACCTAGCGGAACACCGGAACAAGGAACCAGCAAATATGGTACATCTCTGTTTATGTATTCAGCAACAGCCCCTACTCTTTTAATGAGCTTCCATGAGTTAAAGTTCTTAGAAGCAGAAGCTTTATGCCGATTGGGACGTGATGCAAAAAGCGCCTTGAAAGAGGCTGTGGTAGCCGGATTGCTAAATGCAGAGAACAGTTTTAGTATTTCCAGAAAAGAATTGGGAAACACATTACTAAACCCAGCTAGCGCTATCACGGAAGAAGAAGCGAATAGCTATTTTGACAACACTGTAGAAGCTACATATACGAATGAGCCTCTGAAAACTACCATGATACAAAAATATTTTGCACTATGGGGAGCTTCCGGAGAAGCTACAGAATCTTATAATGACCTCCGTAGAATGACAGCACCTACTGAAAGTTTCATTCAATTACAGAATACCAAGCCTTTCCCCTTACGTTGTCCATATGGCAATAGTGACACAACGACAAACGCAGAAGTGAAAGCTGCTTATGGAAATGGACAGTATGTTTATAACGAAAAAGTCTGGTGGGCAGGCGGTAACAGATAA